One Bos indicus isolate NIAB-ARS_2022 breed Sahiwal x Tharparkar chromosome 10, NIAB-ARS_B.indTharparkar_mat_pri_1.0, whole genome shotgun sequence DNA window includes the following coding sequences:
- the LGALS3 gene encoding galectin-3, giving the protein MADGFSLNDALSGSGKPNPQGWPGSWGNQPAGAGGYPGVAYSGAYPGQAPPGPYPGQGPPGAYPGQGPPGAYPGQGPPGAYPGPTAPAYPGPTAPSAYPGPGAYPPPAQPSAPGAYPAAGPYGIPSGPLNVPYDLPFPGGIRPRMLITILGTVKPNANRLALDFKRGNDVAFHFNPRFNEDNRRVIVCNSKLNNNWGKEERQMVFPFESGKPFKIQVLVEPDHFKVAVNDAHLLQYNHRVKNFGEISTLGISGDITLTSASHTMI; this is encoded by the exons ATGGCAGACGGTTTTTCG CTTAATGATGCCTTATCTGGGTCTGGAAAACCAAACCCCCAAGGTTGGCCTGGTTCATGGGGAAACCAGCCTGCTGGGGCAGGAGGCTACCCAGGAGTGGCCTATTCTGGGGCCTACCCTGGACAGGCCCCTCCTGGCCCCTACCCTGGACAAGGACCTCCTGGGGCCTACCCTGGACAGGGACCTCCTGGGGCCTACCCTGGACAGGGACCTCCTGGGGCCTACCCTGGCCCAACAGCACCTGCTTATCCTGGGCCAACTGCACCGAGTGCCTACCCCGGACCTGGGGCCTACCCACCTCCGGCACAGCCAAGtgctcctggagcctaccctGCTGCCGGTCCCTACGGCATCCCTTCCGGACCACTG aatGTGCCTTATGACCTGCCTTTTCCTGGAGGAATCAGGCCTCGCATGCTGATAACAATCCTGGGTACAGTAAAGCCCAATGCGAACAG ACTTGCTTTAGATTTCAAGAGAGGGAATGATGTCGCCTTCCACTTTAACCCACGCTTCAATGAGGACAACAGGAGAGTCATTGTTTGCAATTCAAAGCTGAATAATAActggggaaaggaagaaagacaaaTGGTTTTCCCATTTGAAAGTGGTAAACCTTTCAAA ATACAAGTGCTGGTTGAACCTGACCATTTCAAGGTTGCAGTCAATGATGCTCACTTGTTGCAGTACAATCATCGGGTGAAAAATTTCGGGGAAATCAGCACGCTGGGAATTTCTGGTGACATAACTCTGACCAGTGCTTCGCACACTATGATATAA